The Huiozyma naganishii CBS 8797 chromosome 1, complete genome genome window below encodes:
- the SNT309 gene encoding Snt309p (similar to Saccharomyces cerevisiae SNT309 (YPR101W); ancestral locus Anc_3.415) → MEPHRSAGYYEQRVEVLVREQMAEQLKDRGPPESQLHDEVAALVSRRRLREVPAQRTQNVLEGSERVDLQKYNVSETTSLDSLKSADSYLAHQQVVLEGLLPRTLANQWATNNDYMVQVIGNVRAMNAEQEGNINAVRVHREAAAPTTKRRKVKRDL, encoded by the coding sequence ATGGAACCGCACCGTAGTGCAGGTTACTACGAGCAGCGGGTGGAGGTGCTCGTACGAGAGCAGATGGCGGAACAGTTGAAGGACCGTGGTCCCCCAGAGTCGCAATTGCACGATGAGGTTGCGGCGCTGGTGAGTAGAAGACGACTACGGGAGGTTCCTGCTCAAAGGACGCAGAATGTACTGGAGGGCAGCGAGAGGGTCGATTTGCAGAAGTACAATGTCTCAGAGACCACTTCGTTGGACTCGCTTAAGAGTGCGGACTCGTACCTGGCGCACCAGCAAGTTGTGCTAGAGGGTCTTCTACCAAGGACACTCGCGAACCAGTGGGCCACTAACAACGATTACATGGTACAGGTCATTGGCAATGTGCGAGCGATGAATGCGGAGCAAGAGGGGAACATCAACGCTGTGCGGGTGCATCGTGAGGCAGCGGCGCCCACCACGAAGAGAAGGAAAGTAAAGCGAGATCTCTAA